CACTTCATCTGGATTTAATTTTAATTCCTCATAACAAAAATTTTCAACCACTCCAAATTGTACATCTATAAGTTGCCCAGTAGGAATCAAAAGTTTTCCATAATGAACTACCTCAGTTATTCTCTCTTTTTTTATCCCCACTTCTTCAAAAGTTTCCCTTAAAGCTGTTTCTATACAATTTTTATCCTCTTTTTCAATTTTTCCACCGGGAAAAGATACTTCTCCCCCTTGAGCTATATTCATAGCTCTTTTTTCAAAAAGGATATTTATTTCATCTTCTATTTTACAAAACAAAACCATCACAGAATAATTTAATTTTTTCTCTTTTCCTATTATTCTATCTTTTCCATCTATCTCTTTAAAAAATTCATTCAATTTTCTTTCCAAAATTTTTTTCCTTTCCAGACTAAACTATCAGATCTCCAACTGTCATTTGAAGATAATCTATCAAATCTTTTGGTGACATCTCTATTTGTAGACCTCTCATTCCACCACTAAAAATTATAGTTTCATAGTTAAGTGCTGATTTATGAATAAAACTTAAATGTTTTTTCTTGATTCCAAGTGGCGAACAACCACCTCTTACATATCCAGTATAAGCTGTTAAATCTTTTAATGGTAACATCTCTACTTTTTTACAACCGGCAAGTTTTGCAAGTTTTTTTAAATCAATATTATCTCCACCGGGAATACAAACTACCAAAAATTCTTTTTTCTCATTTAATAAAGTCAATGTTTTAAATACTCTTTCTAATTCTAAACCTGTTTCCAAAGCCACGTGAATAGCACTTAAATCATTTTCATCAACTTTATATTCTCTCAAAGAATATTTTATCTTATGTTGGTCTAATTCCCTAACTGCATTAGTTTTTTTCAATTTTTTGCTCCTTTTCTTTTA
The nucleotide sequence above comes from Fusobacterium perfoetens. Encoded proteins:
- a CDS encoding NUDIX hydrolase; amino-acid sequence: MERKLNEFFKEIDGKDRIIGKEKKLNYSVMVLFCKIEDEINILFEKRAMNIAQGGEVSFPGGKIEKEDKNCIETALRETFEEVGIKKERITEVVHYGKLLIPTGQLIDVQFGVVENFCYEELKLNPDEVEKIFLVPLKFFLETEPRIEKVMVENRPKYLKGNEEKNFPVEELGIPHRYEKPWGREREIYFYNYAGEVIWGITGEIIYSVAKDMKKNV
- the ybaK gene encoding Cys-tRNA(Pro) deacylase → MKKTNAVRELDQHKIKYSLREYKVDENDLSAIHVALETGLELERVFKTLTLLNEKKEFLVVCIPGGDNIDLKKLAKLAGCKKVEMLPLKDLTAYTGYVRGGCSPLGIKKKHLSFIHKSALNYETIIFSGGMRGLQIEMSPKDLIDYLQMTVGDLIV